From Miscanthus floridulus cultivar M001 chromosome 15, ASM1932011v1, whole genome shotgun sequence, the proteins below share one genomic window:
- the LOC136509518 gene encoding uncharacterized protein: MRSSPTAANASSTATPLLTTLLLLENTGDGAHDEGDDTESGDDAVPTPPPPLRPEFWRERRNGECAAEVGVPGPEPGVGSRPRSLRALPMTVWSSASGPKASRIISFSPWSWMRRKPMILAAWYGSSIWICENTTLVGS; the protein is encoded by the coding sequence ATGAGGTCCTCCCCGACGGCAGCCAACGCATCCTCCACCGCCACGCCATTGCTGACGACGCTGTTGCTCCTGGAGAACACGGGCGACGGTGCCCACGACGAGGGTGACGACACCGAGAGCGGCGACGACGCAGTGCCgacgccaccaccgccgctgcgGCCGGAGTTCTGGCGCGAGAGGAGGAACGGCGAGTGCGCGGCGGAGGTGGGCGTGCCCGGGCCGGAGCCCGGTGTTGGGAGCAGGCCAAGGTCCTTGCGCGCCTTGCCCATGACGGTGTGGAGCAGTGCCTCGGGGCCGAAGGCGAGTCGTATCATCTCCTTCTCGCCGTGGTCCTGGATGAGGAGGAAGCCCATGATCTTGGCGGCGTGGTATGGGTCCAGCATCTGGATCTGCGAGAACACCACCTTGGTTGGCTCGTAG
- the LOC136506503 gene encoding pumilio homolog 24-like, producing the protein MCDSVHLKLGISCLKHGSAKDMKKIIKSLKGRIMKLALSDFGCLFLISIISIVDDTKLVSKIVIQELAKHLTQIIFDKNVRQQLLQLLHPLCSRFLWMIWLV; encoded by the exons ATGTGTGATTCAGTTCACTTAAAATTGGGAATTAGTTGCCTCAAGCATGGCAGTGCAAAG GACATGAAGAAGATTATTAAAAGTTTGAAGGGGCGCATTATGAAGCTTGCTCTAAGTGATTTTGGATGTCTT TTCCTTATCTCCATTATTTCCATTGTTGATGACACAAAGCTTGTTTCTAAG ATTGTGATTCAAGAGCTGGCCAAACATTTAACGCAAATCATTTTTGACAAG AATGTGAGACAACAATTGCTGCAACTACTTCACCCTCTTTGCTCACGCTTTCTCTGGATGATCTGGCTTGTCTAA